In Pelosinus sp. UFO1, one genomic interval encodes:
- a CDS encoding Imm74 family immunity protein → MEVIATTSNLRVEIAGRAANIQGEMLIDGFLAYTDTMKYWEPPYESIQIEERIKAELIRCLIKETKNSNFKIRFN, encoded by the coding sequence ATGGAAGTAATAGCAACAACATCTAACCTGAGGGTGGAGATAGCAGGTAGAGCAGCAAATATTCAAGGAGAAATGCTCATCGATGGCTTCCTTGCTTATACAGATACAATGAAGTACTGGGAACCACCCTATGAATCAATCCAAATTGAAGAGAGGATAAAAGCTGAACTAATCAGATGTTTAATTAAGGAGACTAAGAATTCCAACTTTAAAATAAGATTTAATTAG